In Halorubrum sp. PV6, a single window of DNA contains:
- the gyrA gene encoding DNA gyrase subunit A, producing MSSDAPDVDPGSVRAAQVTNARIEDEMEQSYIDYAMSVIAGRALPDVRDGLKPVHRRILYAMHEAGVTSNSSHRKSSSVVGETMGDYHPHGDSAIYDTLARMAQDFSMRYPLVDGQGNFGSVDGDPPAAMRYTEARMAPIAEELLADIERDTVDFSSNYDDRLEEPEVLPSAFPNLLVNGSSGIAVGMSTNIPPHNLGEVVDATIELIQSPDCTVEDLMEHVKGPDFPTGANIVGRNAVHKAYKTGRGRVRVRAEFEVNEEEGRIVISELPFQQNKSRLVERIAEDVNDGAIEGIRDLRDESDRDGIRVVVELKRDAMASVVKNQLLESHLERTFGVINLALVDGSPQVLDLKETLRHYVEHRRDVVRRRSEHELAEREDRAHILEGRLKALEQVDDVVETIQDSDDRDAAKAALEAEYEFSEAQAAHIVRMQLGSLTSMETQEIESEYEDVTARIERLETILANPDELDDVIIDELREIKDEYGDERRTSFIEDVGDVTHEDLIPEEECVVVMSEDDYIKRMSLDTFRAQNRGGKGIIGTDLKEGDRVSSVFAANSHDYLLVFTNQGQIYELKTYEIPEMSRTARGKSAVNLLDLDDGEEIEAVVNTEDLDDDEFLTMVTRDGYIKRTAVDEFANIRTTGIRAIRLEDGDELVDVEVTDGERDIVIGSRNGMAIRFDESEARAMGRTARGVIGIDLREGDAVAGVAAIDDEYHNWVLTVTENGYGKRSDLDEYRLQSRNGKGLIDIKTGDRNGQAVAIEAVTYGDHLLAMSDAGQIMRTRVEEISTVSRNTKGVIVMNLDPNDTVASVDIVPEAVNTASEQAAEETGDADEADGAGEADGAGEADGADEGGDADEPEDDESVPAE from the coding sequence ATGAGCTCCGACGCGCCCGACGTCGACCCCGGCAGCGTCCGCGCCGCGCAGGTGACGAACGCCCGCATCGAAGACGAGATGGAACAGTCGTACATCGACTACGCGATGTCGGTGATCGCGGGGCGCGCACTCCCCGACGTTCGCGACGGGCTCAAACCCGTCCACCGGCGTATCCTCTACGCGATGCACGAGGCGGGCGTCACCAGCAACTCCTCGCACCGCAAGTCCTCGTCCGTCGTCGGCGAGACGATGGGTGATTACCACCCGCACGGCGACAGCGCCATCTACGACACGCTCGCGCGGATGGCTCAGGACTTCTCGATGCGGTATCCCCTCGTGGACGGGCAGGGGAACTTCGGCTCCGTCGACGGCGACCCGCCGGCCGCGATGCGGTACACGGAGGCGCGGATGGCTCCCATCGCCGAGGAGCTGCTGGCCGACATCGAACGCGACACCGTCGACTTCTCGTCGAACTACGACGACCGGCTCGAAGAGCCCGAGGTGTTGCCGTCGGCGTTCCCGAACCTGCTCGTCAACGGGTCGTCGGGCATCGCCGTCGGGATGTCGACGAACATCCCGCCGCACAACCTCGGCGAGGTCGTCGACGCCACGATCGAGCTGATCCAATCGCCCGACTGCACCGTCGAAGACCTGATGGAACACGTCAAAGGACCCGACTTCCCGACTGGCGCGAACATCGTCGGGCGGAACGCGGTCCACAAGGCGTACAAGACGGGTCGCGGCCGGGTCCGCGTCCGCGCCGAGTTCGAGGTCAACGAGGAGGAGGGCCGCATCGTCATCTCCGAACTCCCCTTCCAGCAGAACAAGTCGCGGCTCGTCGAGCGCATCGCCGAGGACGTCAACGACGGCGCAATCGAGGGGATCCGCGACCTGCGCGACGAGTCCGACCGCGACGGGATCCGCGTCGTCGTCGAACTCAAACGCGACGCGATGGCCTCTGTGGTCAAAAACCAGCTGTTAGAGAGCCACCTCGAACGCACTTTCGGCGTCATCAACCTCGCCTTGGTCGACGGCTCGCCGCAGGTGTTGGATTTAAAAGAGACGCTCCGCCACTACGTCGAACACCGGCGTGACGTGGTGCGTCGGCGCTCCGAACACGAACTCGCGGAGCGCGAAGACCGGGCGCACATCCTCGAAGGCCGCCTGAAAGCGCTCGAACAGGTCGACGACGTGGTCGAGACGATCCAGGACTCCGACGACCGCGACGCCGCGAAGGCGGCGCTCGAAGCCGAGTACGAGTTCAGCGAGGCGCAGGCGGCCCACATCGTCCGGATGCAGCTCGGCTCGCTCACGTCGATGGAGACCCAGGAGATCGAATCCGAGTACGAGGACGTGACCGCGCGGATCGAGCGGCTGGAAACGATCCTCGCGAACCCCGACGAACTCGACGACGTGATCATCGACGAACTGCGGGAGATCAAAGACGAGTACGGCGACGAGCGCCGCACGAGCTTCATCGAGGACGTGGGCGACGTGACACACGAGGACCTCATCCCCGAGGAGGAGTGCGTCGTCGTGATGAGCGAAGACGACTACATCAAGCGGATGTCGCTCGACACCTTCCGGGCGCAGAACCGCGGCGGGAAGGGGATCATCGGCACCGATCTGAAGGAAGGCGACCGGGTCTCGTCGGTGTTCGCCGCCAACTCCCACGACTACCTCCTCGTGTTCACGAACCAGGGGCAGATCTACGAACTGAAGACCTACGAGATCCCGGAGATGTCCCGGACTGCCCGCGGGAAGTCCGCGGTCAACCTCCTCGACCTCGACGACGGCGAGGAGATCGAGGCGGTCGTCAACACCGAGGACTTAGACGACGACGAGTTCCTCACGATGGTGACCCGCGACGGGTACATCAAACGCACCGCCGTCGACGAGTTCGCGAACATCCGGACGACCGGCATCCGAGCGATCCGGCTGGAAGACGGCGACGAACTGGTCGACGTCGAGGTGACCGACGGCGAGCGCGACATCGTCATCGGGAGCCGGAACGGGATGGCGATCCGGTTCGACGAGTCGGAGGCGCGCGCGATGGGGCGGACCGCCCGCGGCGTCATCGGCATCGACCTCCGCGAGGGGGACGCGGTCGCCGGCGTGGCGGCCATCGACGACGAGTACCACAACTGGGTGCTCACCGTCACGGAGAACGGCTACGGGAAGCGCTCCGACCTCGACGAGTACCGCCTGCAGTCCCGCAACGGGAAGGGGCTGATCGACATCAAGACCGGCGACCGAAACGGCCAGGCGGTCGCCATCGAGGCGGTGACCTACGGCGACCACCTGCTCGCGATGAGCGACGCCGGACAGATCATGCGGACCCGCGTCGAGGAGATTTCGACGGTGAGCCGGAACACGAAGGGCGTCATCGTGATGAATCTGGATCCGAACGACACGGTCGCCTCCGTCGACATCGTGCCCGAGGCGGTAAACACGGCGTCCGAGCAGGCGGCCGAGGAAACGGGTGACGCCGACGAAGCGGACGGCGCGGGCGAAGCGGACGGCGCGGGCGAAGCGGACGGTGCCGACGAAGGTGGAGACGCCGACGAACCGGAAGACGACGAGAGCGTCCCCGCCGAGTAG
- a CDS encoding redoxin domain-containing protein — MTDVGDDAPTFTASLVTDDMEPFDLSDHLGDEPVVLAFFPAAFSNTCTDEMEALRDGFDRDDCTLFGVSTDLPHALDAYRVQYDLPFALVADPAHRGITAYDVVDSFDHIGVDTVAQRAVFVIDGDGVVTHRWLADNPGQEPDYDALATAVDEASK; from the coding sequence ATGACCGACGTTGGCGACGACGCCCCGACGTTCACCGCCTCGCTCGTGACCGACGACATGGAGCCGTTCGACCTGTCCGACCACCTCGGCGACGAGCCGGTCGTCCTCGCCTTCTTCCCGGCGGCCTTCTCGAACACCTGCACGGACGAGATGGAGGCGCTCCGAGACGGGTTCGACCGTGACGACTGCACGCTGTTCGGCGTGAGTACCGACCTCCCGCACGCGCTCGACGCCTACCGCGTGCAGTACGACCTCCCGTTTGCGCTCGTCGCCGACCCGGCCCACCGTGGGATAACGGCGTACGACGTCGTCGATTCGTTCGACCACATCGGCGTCGACACGGTGGCACAGCGCGCCGTCTTCGTGATCGACGGCGACGGCGTCGTGACGCACCGCTGGCTCGCGGACAATCCGGGACAGGAACCCGACTACGACGCCCTGGCGACGGCGGTCGACGAGGCATCGAAGTAA
- a CDS encoding twin-arginine translocase TatA/TatE family subunit, producing the protein MVTSIPLIGGIPAGPELLIILLVLVLLFGANKIPKLARSTGQAMGEFKKGREEVEDELKQMKDGEEEEAVAADSVIDDEDAGVESETETETEKETSA; encoded by the coding sequence ATGGTAACTTCGATTCCACTGATCGGCGGCATTCCGGCGGGCCCGGAACTCCTCATCATCCTGCTCGTGCTGGTGCTGCTTTTCGGTGCCAACAAGATCCCGAAACTCGCTCGGTCGACCGGCCAGGCGATGGGCGAGTTCAAGAAGGGACGTGAGGAGGTTGAGGACGAACTGAAACAGATGAAAGACGGCGAGGAGGAAGAGGCCGTCGCGGCCGACTCGGTGATCGACGACGAGGACGCCGGAGTCGAGTCCGAGACCGAAACGGAAACCGAAAAAGAAACCAGCGCCTGA
- a CDS encoding DUF1405 domain-containing protein produces MTRSDDAGRLRSLGRLRRAPVRRRVRDAVAGELLGTVRSLGVVLGFTAFMLAVGIGYYAPTAGEVPVPLWPLYADSAVAVALGGLVLVDVLSTVRRGERVTDAPVSRGRAYLQTLAFVWLVQFGLWPLVSLNLAFGSYVAAPDAWIYYWGVLGTHLCFVGLALLFPAFGRTTRGALALAVAVVVGNVGLDYGLGYHPPLLYEPGPLLAGATLAIGLGSVWLAGRSFRRLGDDGR; encoded by the coding sequence GTGACACGCTCCGACGACGCCGGCCGGCTCCGATCGCTCGGTCGGCTCCGCCGCGCGCCCGTCCGGCGACGCGTTCGCGACGCGGTCGCCGGCGAGCTGCTCGGCACCGTCCGGAGTCTCGGCGTCGTCCTCGGGTTCACCGCGTTCATGCTCGCGGTCGGGATCGGCTACTACGCGCCGACCGCCGGCGAGGTGCCGGTCCCGCTGTGGCCGCTGTACGCGGACTCGGCCGTCGCGGTCGCGCTCGGCGGACTGGTCCTCGTCGACGTCCTGTCGACGGTCCGTCGCGGCGAGCGCGTGACCGACGCCCCGGTCTCCCGCGGTCGCGCGTACCTCCAGACGCTCGCGTTCGTCTGGTTGGTCCAGTTCGGCCTCTGGCCGCTCGTCTCGCTGAACCTCGCGTTCGGGTCGTACGTCGCGGCCCCCGACGCGTGGATCTACTACTGGGGCGTCCTCGGGACGCACCTCTGTTTCGTCGGTCTCGCGCTGCTGTTCCCGGCGTTCGGCCGGACCACCCGCGGCGCGTTGGCGCTCGCGGTCGCGGTCGTCGTCGGCAACGTCGGCCTCGATTACGGGCTGGGGTATCACCCGCCGCTGTTGTACGAGCCGGGACCGCTGCTGGCCGGAGCGACGCTCGCCATCGGCCTCGGGTCGGTGTGGCTCGCCGGCCGGTCGTTCCGACGGCTCGGCGACGATGGTCGCTGA
- a CDS encoding ATPase, T2SS/T4P/T4SS family, whose protein sequence is MESDDAERLPLSPEETADSAASDRPVSVGRYSWRTFLRDQGHDEAVSTLYTDIGEQAVVPSTAVEGHFEDGVDRVIRAAGVEEPYLADGDTAVPGHETPEAGTLVIGTDHVVLSGAAVVPAGTSVAAVTPPPEAESVDDESNDGINEEAADGDEEDGGDESDEADEGEHDEIEDNEDGADQDDDARDDPADRDDPPGDDSPERADPEPRPGIDVDGPGVPGVVVAAGSAVEMVPRRTPTAEEWERSGVDPSEFLGFHPSETRARVEDGGAVADLLWDLCSARYNLYEVPVLKGYYTWDDYRDEFFFDEEGNPPTDEEDEPLEFTHEDKVEALGFDPDRTEELLGAGGGAAADLADLVDERTVNVNPEVDEDAFFSTDEGHTTLANRYDLEKSVPMPKKLHFREIERYWVNKPYAFVIVFRSTKENEVKYYAVQPYRTEIETDLVEFLTGKLRTSIKYADEAISGGDETFRQEVIVDETLRLLDRYDLYERTTDRPSAIDDVVDSLAGRFGFDLTEGILGRISESLGYEPPTESEPRSSKILARPEPAILAEDPDTLSEHQVERLLYYLKRDFIGYERIDPIKYDINVEDISCDGYNSPVFVYHSDYEQIITNIYHGTDELDDFVVKLAQRSGKGISKRRPQVDATLTDGSRAQLTLGREVSDHGTNYTIRQFNDVPFTPIDLINWKTFSLDQMAFLWLSIENHKSLIFAGGTASGKTTSLNAVSLFIPSNAKIVSIEDTREVELPQRNWIASVTRPSFSDDDKGDIDEFNLLEAALRQRPDYIVMGEIRGEEGRTAFQVMSTGHTTYTTFHADTVGEVLKRFTTEPINVSKTMFTALDLVSVQTSTRVQGKKVRRNKSLTEINHYDAENDEINVQDVFQWQAETDEYLQMGASNTLEDIMFDRGWSRAVLNEELQKRRVVLAYLIDRGLNSYAQVAATFMAFINDPDTVLALMANDQLERSLEDLREMESVLINVDRDKEEMVPRPEPDEDGREEVEQILEEAEDLFAEYRGQIPDSVADALLDIEPAEDVEAEPGTDHEALAEAAEAAADLEAELEATVAGESGAERESAQPSDTDEPPPESADEAEADAVGPVDAPDQSGTFGAVGPVGEHGGVDERDELADTARSAGQPPSNGQFGTTHAAEPEGTADDGGGEDGTNEADAERDDSPGARSPHETGAGDVETPNDGRADIDLDDEQSDSDDEGIDFEEPFDEGIDVLDPVANAPADENPGVSENADADEEADADLDEDADNDQEAATDEAADADLDEDSEGDSDGNGDGDPDPEEIDDWGFGSVESPEDR, encoded by the coding sequence ATGGAATCTGACGACGCCGAGCGTCTGCCGCTCTCTCCCGAGGAGACGGCGGATTCGGCGGCGTCTGATCGCCCCGTGTCCGTGGGGCGATACTCGTGGCGGACGTTCCTCCGCGATCAGGGACACGACGAGGCCGTCTCGACGCTGTATACGGACATCGGCGAGCAGGCGGTCGTTCCGTCGACAGCCGTCGAGGGGCACTTCGAGGACGGCGTCGACCGAGTGATCCGCGCGGCGGGCGTCGAGGAGCCGTACCTCGCCGACGGCGACACCGCCGTTCCGGGCCACGAGACGCCGGAAGCCGGCACGCTCGTGATCGGAACCGACCACGTCGTCCTCAGCGGCGCGGCCGTCGTTCCGGCCGGAACTAGCGTCGCAGCGGTGACGCCGCCCCCGGAGGCGGAGTCGGTCGACGACGAGAGCAACGACGGGATCAACGAGGAGGCGGCCGACGGCGACGAGGAAGACGGTGGAGACGAGAGCGACGAGGCTGACGAGGGCGAACACGACGAAATCGAAGACAACGAAGACGGAGCCGACCAGGACGACGACGCACGCGACGATCCGGCCGACCGGGACGATCCGCCCGGAGACGACAGCCCGGAGCGGGCCGACCCCGAGCCGCGACCCGGAATCGACGTCGACGGGCCGGGCGTCCCCGGTGTCGTCGTCGCCGCCGGGAGCGCCGTCGAGATGGTCCCGCGGCGGACGCCGACGGCCGAGGAGTGGGAGCGATCGGGCGTCGACCCGAGCGAGTTTCTCGGGTTTCACCCCTCGGAGACGCGCGCTCGCGTCGAGGACGGCGGTGCGGTCGCCGACCTGCTGTGGGACCTGTGTTCTGCGCGGTACAACCTCTACGAGGTCCCGGTTCTCAAGGGGTACTACACGTGGGACGACTACCGCGACGAGTTCTTCTTCGACGAGGAGGGGAACCCTCCGACCGACGAGGAGGACGAGCCCTTGGAGTTCACCCACGAGGACAAAGTCGAGGCGCTCGGCTTCGACCCCGACCGGACCGAGGAGTTGCTCGGGGCGGGGGGAGGCGCCGCCGCCGACCTCGCGGACCTCGTCGACGAGCGCACGGTGAACGTGAATCCCGAGGTCGACGAGGACGCGTTCTTCTCGACGGACGAGGGGCACACGACCCTCGCGAACCGGTACGACCTAGAGAAGTCGGTCCCCATGCCGAAGAAGCTCCACTTCCGGGAGATAGAGCGCTACTGGGTGAACAAGCCGTACGCGTTCGTGATCGTCTTCCGCTCGACGAAGGAGAACGAGGTCAAGTACTACGCCGTCCAGCCGTACCGGACGGAGATCGAGACCGATCTGGTCGAGTTCCTGACGGGGAAACTCCGGACCTCGATCAAGTACGCCGACGAGGCGATATCCGGGGGCGACGAGACGTTCCGCCAAGAGGTGATCGTCGACGAGACGCTCCGCCTGCTCGACCGGTACGACCTCTACGAGCGGACGACGGACCGGCCGAGCGCCATCGACGATGTCGTCGACTCCCTCGCCGGGCGCTTCGGCTTCGACCTCACGGAGGGTATTCTCGGCCGGATCAGCGAGTCGCTCGGCTACGAGCCGCCGACCGAGTCCGAGCCGCGGTCGTCGAAGATACTCGCCCGGCCCGAGCCGGCCATACTCGCGGAGGACCCGGACACCCTCTCCGAACACCAGGTCGAGCGGCTGCTCTACTACCTCAAGCGGGACTTCATCGGGTACGAGCGTATCGACCCGATCAAATACGACATCAACGTCGAGGACATCTCCTGTGACGGGTACAACTCGCCCGTCTTCGTCTACCACTCCGACTACGAGCAGATCATCACCAACATCTACCACGGGACCGACGAACTCGACGACTTCGTGGTGAAGCTGGCGCAGCGCTCCGGAAAGGGTATCTCGAAGCGGCGCCCCCAAGTCGACGCCACGCTCACGGACGGCTCCCGCGCGCAGCTCACGCTCGGCCGAGAGGTGTCGGACCACGGGACGAACTACACCATCCGGCAGTTCAACGACGTCCCCTTCACGCCGATCGACCTGATAAACTGGAAGACGTTCTCGCTCGACCAGATGGCGTTCCTCTGGCTCTCCATCGAGAACCACAAGAGCCTGATCTTCGCGGGCGGTACCGCCTCCGGGAAGACGACGAGCCTGAACGCGGTCTCCCTCTTTATCCCCTCGAACGCGAAGATCGTCTCCATCGAGGACACCCGCGAGGTCGAACTCCCCCAGCGCAACTGGATCGCCTCCGTCACCCGGCCCTCCTTCTCCGACGACGACAAGGGCGACATCGACGAGTTCAACCTGCTCGAAGCGGCGCTCCGACAGCGTCCGGACTACATCGTGATGGGCGAGATCCGCGGCGAGGAGGGCCGAACCGCCTTCCAGGTGATGTCGACGGGTCACACCACGTACACGACGTTCCACGCCGACACGGTCGGCGAGGTCCTCAAGCGGTTCACCACCGAACCGATCAACGTCTCGAAGACGATGTTCACGGCGCTCGATCTGGTCTCCGTCCAGACCTCCACGCGGGTCCAGGGGAAGAAGGTGCGCCGGAACAAGTCGCTGACCGAGATCAACCACTACGACGCCGAAAACGACGAGATCAACGTCCAAGACGTGTTCCAGTGGCAGGCGGAGACGGACGAGTACCTCCAGATGGGCGCGTCGAACACCCTCGAAGACATCATGTTCGACCGCGGCTGGAGTCGGGCGGTGTTAAACGAGGAGCTCCAGAAACGCCGAGTCGTGTTGGCGTACCTCATCGACCGTGGACTCAACAGCTACGCGCAGGTCGCCGCGACGTTCATGGCCTTCATCAACGACCCCGACACGGTGCTCGCGCTGATGGCCAACGACCAGTTGGAGCGGTCGCTCGAGGACCTCCGCGAGATGGAGTCGGTGCTCATCAACGTCGACCGCGACAAAGAGGAGATGGTGCCGCGACCGGAGCCGGACGAGGACGGCCGCGAGGAGGTCGAACAGATCCTCGAAGAGGCCGAGGACCTGTTCGCGGAGTACCGCGGTCAGATCCCCGACTCCGTCGCCGACGCGCTGCTCGACATCGAGCCTGCGGAGGACGTGGAAGCGGAGCCCGGCACCGACCACGAGGCGCTCGCGGAGGCCGCCGAGGCGGCGGCCGACCTCGAAGCGGAACTCGAGGCGACTGTGGCGGGCGAGTCGGGAGCCGAACGCGAGAGCGCACAACCGTCTGACACCGACGAGCCCCCGCCGGAGTCGGCCGACGAGGCCGAGGCCGACGCGGTCGGGCCGGTCGATGCCCCCGACCAGAGCGGGACCTTCGGCGCGGTCGGTCCCGTCGGTGAGCACGGCGGAGTCGACGAGCGGGACGAACTCGCAGACACGGCTCGTAGCGCCGGCCAGCCGCCGTCGAACGGCCAATTCGGCACGACACACGCGGCGGAGCCCGAAGGGACCGCGGACGACGGCGGCGGGGAAGACGGCACGAACGAAGCAGACGCCGAACGCGATGATTCGCCGGGCGCCCGATCACCGCACGAAACCGGCGCAGGAGACGTCGAGACACCGAATGACGGCAGGGCGGACATCGACCTCGACGACGAGCAGTCGGATAGCGACGACGAGGGCATCGACTTCGAAGAGCCGTTCGACGAGGGTATCGACGTGCTCGACCCGGTAGCGAACGCTCCTGCCGACGAGAATCCGGGCGTCAGCGAAAACGCCGACGCCGACGAAGAGGCCGATGCGGACCTCGACGAGGACGCTGACAACGACCAAGAGGCCGCCACCGACGAAGCGGCCGATGCGGACCTCGACGAGGACTCGGAGGGTGACAGCGACGGAAACGGAGACGGCGACCCCGACCCCGAGGAGATCGACGACTGGGGCTTCGGGTCCGTCGAGTCGCCGGAGGATCGATAG
- a CDS encoding type II secretion system F family protein, whose product MSLDIGVTDGTAEGNLLAELFYPVFELLFDPDGDFVADVERKLAEARMADQVEMFISRALGVGLIVGGVLWAVGTLIGYGAFSLGLVQPESLSLGVPVSGPEMQAFLRALVVPTAVLVSGLVFGSIGFATGFGGIVAMPYSRASARKREINLLLADSVSFMYALSVGGLNQLEILRAMAAAEDTYGEVSREFQSIVNETEYFGTDYRNAIRQQSMETPSDELSQFLADMLSIVNSGGDMEGFLKDKKEKHLRTSKQEREMTLETLELFGEMYMTLSLFPLLLIIILVIMGMMGESDPRLLYATVYALIPLTGVGFLVLVSTVKQDEPGDGYLHPDGGSDRLQQASQEGLIHFGLIEGFVGQFSVFDRIRDKEGTYKTKQIVSEPHVFFRDNPLYTLAVSVPTALVLVAIAAASGTAPTTVDGWVGRPVWSTFIWVYVPAYIVMVPLAVFHEWSRRSQRAVTENLSESLRKLSSANDTGQTLLESVAAVSETSSGKLAEEFEVIHAKVNYGMSLRDAFVEFNNTYAVPRLARTVKLISEAQEASSEITDVLTTAAQASENQDDIERDRRSRTRMQVAIIVMTYVTLLGVMAILQTQFIEVMGGLASQADSASTASAGGGPSFGGGGVEPDVLSLLFFHAVTLQAILSGFISGYIRNADLVSGVKFSVVLMTLALGVWIYVG is encoded by the coding sequence ATGAGTCTCGACATCGGCGTCACGGACGGCACCGCCGAGGGGAACCTCCTCGCGGAGCTGTTTTACCCCGTCTTCGAACTGCTGTTCGACCCCGACGGCGACTTCGTGGCCGACGTGGAGCGCAAACTCGCGGAGGCGCGCATGGCGGACCAAGTGGAGATGTTCATCTCCAGGGCGCTCGGTGTCGGCCTGATCGTCGGCGGGGTGCTCTGGGCCGTCGGGACGCTGATTGGGTACGGCGCCTTTTCGCTCGGACTGGTCCAGCCGGAGTCGCTCTCGCTCGGCGTGCCCGTGTCGGGGCCGGAGATGCAGGCGTTCCTGCGCGCGCTCGTCGTGCCGACGGCGGTGCTCGTCAGCGGGCTCGTGTTCGGCTCTATCGGGTTCGCGACCGGGTTCGGCGGCATCGTCGCGATGCCGTACTCGCGGGCGTCGGCGCGGAAACGCGAGATAAACCTCCTCTTGGCCGACTCGGTGTCGTTCATGTACGCGCTGTCTGTCGGCGGGCTGAACCAGCTCGAAATCCTGCGCGCGATGGCGGCGGCGGAAGACACCTACGGCGAGGTGTCACGCGAGTTCCAGAGCATCGTCAACGAGACGGAGTACTTCGGGACCGACTACCGGAACGCGATCCGCCAGCAGTCGATGGAGACGCCCTCCGACGAGCTCTCGCAGTTCCTCGCCGACATGCTCTCTATCGTCAACTCCGGCGGCGACATGGAGGGGTTCTTAAAAGACAAAAAGGAGAAACACCTCCGCACGTCGAAACAGGAGCGCGAGATGACACTGGAGACGCTGGAGCTGTTCGGCGAGATGTACATGACGCTGTCGCTGTTCCCGCTGCTTCTCATCATCATCCTCGTCATCATGGGGATGATGGGCGAGTCCGACCCGCGCCTGCTCTACGCGACCGTGTACGCGCTCATTCCGCTGACGGGCGTCGGGTTCCTCGTGTTGGTCTCCACCGTCAAGCAGGACGAGCCGGGCGACGGCTACCTCCATCCAGACGGGGGGAGCGACCGGCTTCAACAGGCCAGCCAGGAAGGGCTGATCCACTTCGGGCTCATCGAGGGGTTCGTCGGGCAGTTCAGCGTCTTCGACCGAATTCGCGACAAGGAGGGGACGTACAAGACAAAACAGATCGTCTCCGAGCCGCACGTGTTCTTCCGAGACAACCCGCTGTACACGCTCGCGGTGTCGGTTCCGACCGCGCTCGTCCTCGTCGCCATCGCGGCCGCCTCGGGGACCGCACCCACGACCGTCGACGGGTGGGTCGGCCGGCCCGTGTGGTCGACGTTCATCTGGGTGTACGTCCCCGCCTACATCGTGATGGTCCCGCTCGCAGTGTTTCACGAGTGGAGCCGACGGTCACAGCGGGCGGTGACCGAGAACCTCTCCGAGAGCCTCCGAAAGCTCTCGTCTGCGAACGACACCGGACAGACGCTCCTCGAATCGGTGGCGGCGGTCTCCGAGACGTCGAGCGGTAAACTCGCAGAAGAGTTCGAAGTGATACACGCGAAGGTGAACTACGGTATGAGCCTGCGGGACGCCTTCGTCGAGTTCAACAACACCTACGCGGTCCCCCGACTCGCCCGGACGGTGAAGCTCATCTCGGAGGCCCAAGAGGCTTCCTCGGAGATCACGGACGTGTTGACCACGGCCGCGCAGGCCTCGGAGAACCAGGACGACATCGAACGCGACCGGCGGTCTCGAACCCGGATGCAGGTGGCGATCATCGTGATGACGTACGTCACCCTCCTCGGCGTCATGGCGATCCTCCAGACGCAGTTCATCGAGGTGATGGGCGGGTTGGCCTCGCAGGCCGACAGCGCCAGCACCGCCTCGGCGGGCGGCGGGCCGAGCTTCGGCGGCGGGGGCGTCGAGCCGGACGTGCTCTCGCTGCTGTTCTTCCACGCCGTGACGCTGCAGGCGATCCTCTCCGGCTTTATCAGCGGCTACATCCGTAACGCCGACCTCGTCTCCGGCGTCAAGTTCTCCGTCGTCCTCATGACGCTCGCGCTGGGGGTGTGGATCTATGTCGGCTGA
- a CDS encoding alanyl-tRNA editing protein: MTEQLYLADDAVTTFEATVERALDDRVVLDRTHFYPTGGGQPHDTGTLRVAASATNDGADGQTAEAADAGRRWRVVDVQKTDTIYHTLEPVEAASADDPVPLPEPGTAVIGEIAVDRRRAHSRYHTAQHLLSALLVDEFDASTTGNQLYDDHAHLDAAYDRFEASDLDRIETRLNELIDEDRPVERYTMERAAAEETLDTDRTRIDLLPDSITELRIVEIGSPGGADDGTEPYDRTACAGTHVATTADIGRVVVTGRETKGSDEERVRFALADHLGET; this comes from the coding sequence ATGACCGAGCAGTTGTACCTCGCGGACGACGCGGTGACGACGTTCGAGGCGACCGTCGAACGGGCGCTTGACGACCGCGTCGTCCTCGACCGGACGCATTTCTACCCAACCGGGGGCGGCCAACCGCACGACACCGGGACGCTCCGGGTCGCCGCGTCGGCGACGAACGACGGGGCCGACGGTCAGACGGCCGAGGCCGCCGACGCCGGCCGGCGGTGGCGGGTCGTCGACGTCCAGAAGACGGACACGATTTATCACACGCTCGAACCGGTCGAGGCGGCTTCGGCGGACGATCCGGTGCCCCTCCCGGAGCCCGGAACCGCGGTCATCGGCGAGATTGCGGTGGATCGCCGCCGCGCGCACTCGCGGTATCACACGGCACAGCATCTGCTCTCGGCGCTGCTCGTCGACGAGTTCGACGCGTCGACGACCGGAAATCAGCTCTACGACGACCACGCCCACCTCGACGCGGCGTACGACCGCTTCGAGGCGAGCGACCTCGACCGGATCGAAACGCGGCTCAACGAGCTCATCGACGAAGACCGTCCCGTCGAACGCTACACCATGGAGCGCGCGGCGGCCGAAGAGACGCTCGACACCGACCGCACGCGAATCGACCTGCTTCCCGACTCGATCACGGAGCTACGGATCGTCGAGATCGGATCGCCCGGCGGTGCGGACGACGGCACCGAACCGTACGACCGGACCGCCTGTGCGGGGACGCACGTCGCGACCACCGCCGACATCGGCCGCGTCGTCGTCACGGGCCGCGAGACGAAGGGGAGCGACGAGGAGCGCGTCCGGTTCGCGCTCGCCGACCACCTCGGGGAGACGTGA